The following are encoded in a window of uncultured Pseudomonas sp. genomic DNA:
- the phoB gene encoding phosphate regulon transcriptional regulator PhoB has product MVGKNILIVDDEAPIREMIVVALEMAGYECLEAENTQQAHAIIVDRKPDLILLDWMLPGTSGIELARRLKRDELTSDIPIIMLTAKGEEDNKIQGLEVGADDYITKPFSPRELVARLKAVLRRAGPIDNEGPIEVGGLLLDPVSHRVTIDGKPAEMGPTEYRLLQFFMTHQERAYTRGQLLDQVWGGNVYVEERTVDVHIRRLRKALGEVYESLVQTVRGTGYRFSTKS; this is encoded by the coding sequence ATGGTTGGCAAAAACATCCTGATCGTCGATGACGAAGCACCAATCCGTGAAATGATCGTCGTGGCCCTGGAGATGGCCGGCTACGAATGCCTGGAAGCGGAGAACACCCAGCAAGCCCACGCCATCATCGTCGACCGTAAACCCGACCTGATTCTGCTCGACTGGATGCTGCCCGGCACCAGCGGTATCGAGCTGGCACGGCGACTCAAGCGCGATGAATTGACCAGCGATATTCCAATCATCATGCTCACCGCCAAAGGTGAAGAAGACAACAAGATCCAGGGCCTGGAAGTCGGTGCCGATGACTACATCACCAAGCCGTTTTCCCCACGCGAGCTGGTCGCGCGCCTGAAAGCCGTGCTGCGCCGCGCCGGGCCAATCGACAACGAAGGGCCAATCGAAGTCGGCGGCCTGCTGCTGGACCCGGTCAGCCACCGCGTGACCATCGACGGCAAACCCGCCGAAATGGGCCCTACCGAATACCGCTTGCTGCAGTTTTTTATGACCCACCAAGAGCGTGCGTATACTCGTGGCCAGTTGCTTGATCAGGTCTGGGGCGGCAATGTCTACGTTGAGGAACGCACGGTCGATGTGCACATTCGGCGCCTGCGCAAAGCCCTCGGCGAGGTTTACGAGAGCCTGGTGCAGACCGTACGCGGCACCGGTTACCGTTTTTCCACCAAAAGCTAG